In Thalassococcus sp. S3, the sequence CGAACGCGATCTGCCGCCCGTCATCCATATCGCCGGCACCAACGGCAAAGGCTCCACCCTCGCCATGATCCGTGCCGGCCTCGAAGGGGCCGGCAAGTCCGTTCATGCCTACACTTCTCCGCATCTGGCGCGCTTTCACGAACGCATCCGTCTTTCCGGTACCCTCATCTCCGAAGCGGCCCTCACCGACATTCTAGACGAATGCTACGCCGCCAACGACGGCGGCAACATAACCTATTTCGAGATCACCACAGCCGCGGCCCTCCTCGCTTTCTCCCGCAAGCCCGCTGATTATACCCTGCTGGAAGTCGGCCTCGGTGGGCGCCTCGATGCCACCAACGTCATCGACGCCCCGGCAGTGACCGTCATCACCCCTATCTCCATGGATCACGAGCAATTTCTCGGCGACACCCTGTCCAAGATCGCCTTCGAAAAGGCCGGCATCCTGAAACGGGGCGTGCCCTGCGTGGTGACCCGCCAGCACCCGGATGCTTTGGAGGTGATCGAACGTCAGGCCGCCCGTGTGGGCGCACCGCTTCTGGTGCAGGGGGAGCATTGGCACGTCACTCAAGAACGCGGACGCCTCGTCTATCAGGATGAAACCGGCCTGCGGGACCTCCCGCTTCCCGTTCTGCCCGGTGCGCATCAGATCGACAATGCCGGCGCCGCCCTCGCCGCGCTCCGCATCCTGCAACCGGGCGAAGGCGCGACCGAAGCCGCCGTCACCCGGGCCGAATGGCCCGCCCGGATGCAGCGGATGAAGTCCGGCGCCTTCCCCGCGCTGGTGCCCCAGGCCGAGCTTTGGCTCGACGGCGGCCACAACCCCGCCGCCGGGGAGGCTTTGGCCCAGGTACTCTCCACCCTGCCGCCGCGTCCCACGCATCTGATTTGCGGCATGCTCAACACCAAGGATATCTCCGGCTATCTCCGACCGCTCGCCGGCAAGGCCGATGCGCTCATCGCGGTATCCATCCCCGGCGAAGCCGCGACCCTGCCAGCCGAAGACACGGCCGCTCAGGCTGCCGCTCTGGGGCTGCCCTCCGGCACCGCAGCCAGCGTCAAGGATGCGCTTTTGTCCATCGCGTCCAGCGAACCCAATGCCCGCATTCTGATCTGCGGCTCTCTCTACCTTGCCGGTGCGGTGCTTCGGGACAACGACGCCTAGACGCCCCAATCCTTCGCCTGCATCTCCCTCAGCCGTGAGGCGGTGCGCTCGAATTCGAACGTCCCTTCGCCCTCGACATACAGCATCTCCGGCTCCGCCGCCGCCGAACAGATCAGCCTTACCCCCGCCTCGTAGAGCGCGTCTATCAGGGTCACGAACCTTTTGGCCTCGTTGAAATTCGACCGCGACAGCCTTGGAATATCCTCCAGCACCAAAACTTTCACCGCCTCCGCCAGCGCCAGATAATCCGCAGGTCCCAGCGCCTTGCCGCACAGATCGAAAAACCGCGCCCTGGCTACTCCGTTGCGAAACGCCGGCACGACGACCTCCCGCCCCTTCACTTTCAGGGTCAGCGCGCCCGCCGGCCCTCCTGTCAGGTCCTGCCAAACGGCCTCAATCGCTGCGCGGGCCTCGGCATTGTTCGGGGTGAAATAGACCTGTGCGCCTTCCAGCCGGTTCTGCCGGTAATCAGTCGGGCTCGCCAGTTCCCAGATCACCATCCGGTCCTTGATCAGATCGATGAAGGGCAGGAACAGCTGCCGGTTCAGCCCGTCCTTATAAAGGTCATCCGGCACCCGGTTCGACGTGGTCACCACCACGACCCCTGCCGCGAACAGCGCCTCAAACAGCCGCCCCACGATCATCGCATCGGTGATGTCCGTGATCTGCATCTCGTCGAAGGCCAGCACGCGCACCTGATCCGCGACCTCTGCTGCGACCGGGACAATTGCATCGTCCACGCCCGTCTTGCGCACCTCATGCATGCGGTTGTGGATCTCCTGCATGAAGGCGTGAAAGTGCACGCGCCTTTTGGGCAGATCCCCCAACGCCTCGACGAACAGGTCCATCAGCATCGACTTGCCGCGACCCACGCCGCCCCAGAGATAGAGACCCTTGGGCGGCTCCGGCGACTTGCGGAACAGCCCGCGTTTGACCGGTGTCGCAAGGGCCAAGCGGATGCGCTCGAACTCCGGCAGAACCGCCTCCTGCGCAGCATCGGCGTGCAGGGACCCGTCCTCAATACGCCGGGCATATGTGTCGCTTAACGTGCTCATTCGATCCGCATTAGCCTGCCCATCCGGCCTTGAAAAGCGCGGCCCGCGTCCGACGCATCAGTTTTCCTGATGTGAGACCGCAAAACTCCTGAATTGACCGAACGATCCCCATGCGTACCGTGACCGCACGCTACGGAAATCCGCACATGACCCAATCCGCCCGCCTGTTCACGCCACTTCTGATCGTCTCCTGCCTGATCATCACAGTCAGCTTTGCGATCCGGGCCTCCTTTGGCGTGTTCCAGATCCCCATTGCCGAAGAGTTCGGCTGGCTGCGGACCGAATTTTCGCTCGCCATCGCCATCCAGAACCTCGCCTGGGGCGTCGGGCAGCCGATCTTTGCCGCGATTGCCGAGAAGATCGGGGACCGCAAGGCCATCGTTCTGGGTGCCCTGACCTATGCTGCCGGTATGGTGCTGACCGCGATGTCCACCACGCCCATCGAACACCAGCTTTACGCCTGGCTTGTGGGTTTTGGCGTCGCCGGGACCGGCTTTGGCGTCGTCCTGGCGGTCGTGGGCCGGGCCTCCAGCGACGACAACCGCTCGATGGCTCTTGCCATCGTCACCGCAGCGGGCAGTTTCGGGCAGGTCCTGGGCGCGCCGGTTGCGGAATGGATGCTGACTTTCCTGACCTGGCAAACGACCTTCGTCATTTTCGCCGCCGCGGTTCTGGCGTTGATCCTGACGCTGCCCGCCATGAAGGCCCCGCCCATGGCCAGCAAGGCAGACCTGGAGGACAGCCTCGGCAGCATCCTTGGCAAGGCCTTCCGTGACCCGAGCTATACGCTCATCTTTCTGGGCTTTTTCAGCTGTGGCTATCAACTGGCCTTCATCACGGCCCATTTCCCCGCCTTCGTGACCGAGATGTGCGGCCCCATCGCGCCCGGCGGTATTCTCGACACAATCGGGATCAGCACGACCTCCGCCCTCGGCGCGGTCTCTATCGCTATCATTGGCGCTGCAAACATCTTCGGCACTCTGGCAGCGGGTTGGGCGGGCAAGTATTACTCCAAGAAGTACCTGCTCGCAGGGATCTACACCGCGCGAACCATCGTCGCGGCCCTCTTCATCCTGTTCCCGATCACGCCCGGCACGGTCATCCTGTTCTCGGTCGCGATGGGTACGCTGTGGCTTGCCACGATCCCGCTCACCTCCGGCCTGATCGCCCATATCTACGGGCTGCGCTATATGGGCACGCTTTACGGCATCGTGTTCTTCAGCCACCAGCTTGGGTCCTTCCTCGGTGTGTGGCTGGGCGGACGGCTCTACGATCTGCATGGCGATTACACTGTCGTCTGGTGGGTCGGCGTCGCCATCGGCGCCTTCAGTGCCATCGTTCACCTGCCCATTCGCGAACGTCCTTTGGGGCAGCCCTCAGCCGCCTAGCCTGCCCCGCGCGCCCAGATCACCGCGCCATCTGCCATTTCTCCAGAATGTGGCGGCTGGTCATCAGGTCCAGATGCGCCCCTCCGCCATTCTTGAAAAGCGTGATCTCGTCCGGGCCGCCGGGGGTGAAGGCGCTGAGATCGTAGTAATCCGCCAGCAGATCCTCCCGCCGAATGGCCCCGGTTTTCAGTGGGATCGCAATCTCCCCGATATGCTCCACCGTTGTGTCGAAGCTGTCCACATAGATCCTGGACCGGTTGAGCGCTCGGTCGTCCACCTCTCTCATGTCCGGGCGATAGGCGCCGATCAGGTTGACGTGCTGGCCCGCGCGCAGCCACTCGCCCCGGATCACCGGCGCGCTCGACATGGTGGCGCTGACGATGATGTCGGCGGCCTCGACTGCCTTGGACAGATCGCTTTCGACCTCTGCGTCCCCCGCTGCTTCTGCAAGGATGCGGGCCTTTTCTTCCGTGCGGTTCCAGATGGCGATATCCGCCTCGGGAAAGCCCGCGCGAAACGCCTCGATCAGCGACGCGCCTACCGTGCCTGCGCCGACGATCAGCACGCGCCCGGCATCCGAAGGGGCGAGCCGTTTTGCTGCAAGCAGGCTGTCCCCGGCTGTTTTCCACTTGGTGACCAGGTGAAAGTCCAGCAGCGCCTCCAGCGTGCCGTCCCTGTCCGAATAAAGGCACACCGCCCCGTTGATCATCGGCGCGCCGCGCCCCGGATTTTCGGGAAAGATCGTCGCCGTCTTCACAGCCATGCCCAGCCCGTCGATCCACGCCGCGCGCGAGAGCAGCGTGTCGGGATCCCGGTAAAGAAACGTATCGCCGATCTCGGCCTTCGGTCGCTGGTGCCCCTCGGCCAGCGCATCGCAGAGCCCGTGCCAATCCAGCACCGCCTCGCCTTCGGCGAACGAGATAAACGGGATGCTCATGCTGCCTCCGCCTCGGTCAGCAGACCCTGTGCCACCAGCCGATCCGCCCAGCCCTGCGGCCCTTTGAAAAGATGCGTTTGCCAACCGCGGGAGGCGGCCATGGCAATGTTCTCCGCCCTGTCGTCGGTGAAAATGAGCCGCTCCGGTGCGATGCCGCAATCCTCCTCCAGGATCTCATAGATGCGCGGGTCCGGTTTGATCACCTCAAGGTGACCGGAGATGTAACGGCGGTCGAATTCATCCAGCACCGGATACTGCGTCACCGCGTAGTCAAACGTGCCGATCCCGAAATTCGACAGCGCGAAGACCGGCACATTTTTGGCCCTCAGCTTGCGCAACAGGCGGATCGAATGCGGAATGTCCGGTTTGGCCAGTTCGATCCAGTTGTCGTGCCACAACCGGATCTCACTGCTCCAGTCCGGCGCCTCTTCGGCCTTGGCATAGACCGTTTCACGAAAGGGCGCGCCCAGGTCGACCGCTTCGTTCATACCCTCCAGGTCCACCTCGCGGAACAGCTGCTGGCGCCGCTCCTTGCCGAGTATCCGGTCATAGTAGCGCTCGGGGTTCCACTCGATCAGCACATTGCCGATGTCGAAAACCACAGCTTCGATCTGCATTTACGTCCCTGCCTGTTTTGCTGCCCTGATCTCGCGCTCCAACGCGTCGAGGAAACGGGAGCGGTCTGCTTTTGTAAAGGCTTTGCCTCCGCCGCCCGTGCCCAGCGGATTGGCCGCCCGCACATCTGCCATCAGATCGCGCATCGCAAGCTGCGCGCCGATATTGGCCTTGCTGAAGGCCTCTCCGTTATGGCGTAGAACCCTGGCGCCTGCCTCAATGCATTTCGCCGCCAGCGGGATATCCCCGGTCACCACCACGTCACCCGGCCCGCAGCGCTCGGCGATCCACATATCCGCCAGATCCGCGCCCTGATCCACGACCACAGTCTCGACCAGCGGATTGGCCGACGGGCGGATCCCGCCGTTGGAGACCACGTACATCTTCAGCCCATGCCGCGTGGCCACCTTTTCGGCCTCCGCCTTGACCGGGCAGGCATCGGCATCGACGTAAAGGCTCATGCGTAAAGCGCGTCGACGTGGAAGGCCACGTGCTCTTCCATGAAGCTGGACACGAAGAAATACGAATGATCATAGCCCGGCTGCATCCGCATCACCGCCTGCTGCCGCTTCTTCGCGATGGCCGCCGCCAGAGCTTCGGGACGCAAGAGGTCGATGAACTGATCCGACGTTCCGGTGTCGATCAGGATCGGTCCGTCAAAGCCCGTCTCTTGCATCATCAGGGTGCTGTCATGGCGGATCCACTTTGCCTCATCCGCGCCCAGATACGCGCTCAGTTGCTTGCGGCCCCAGTCGCTGGCCGTCGGATTGGCAATCGGCGCAAAGGCCGACACCGAACGGAAGCGCTCCGGATGCGCCATCGCTAGCGTCAGCGCGCCGTGCCCGCCCATCGAATGCCCGGTGATCGCCTGCCGATCCAGATCGACCGCGAATTCCGCGCCCAGAAGGTCGGTCAGATCCTTCGAGACATAGTCCCACATCCGAAAATGCGGTGCCCACGGCGTTTCGGTCGCATTCACATAAAACCCCGCGCCCTGACCCAGATCGTAAGCCTCGTCATCGGACACGCCCTCTCCGCGCGGCGAGGTGTCGGGAAAGACGAGCGCAATCCCATGCTCCGCCGCCCAGCCCTGGGCGCCTGCCTTGGTCATCGCATTCTCATGCGTGCAGGTCAGCCCCGACAGATACCACAGGAGCGGAACCGGCGCCGTCTGGGCCTCCTCCGGCAGGAAAAGGCCAAAGGTCATCTCGCAGGCGCAACTGTCCGAGGCATGGCTGTAAACGCCCTGCACGCCGCCAAAGGCCCTGTTTTCCGAAACCGTCTTCATCCATCTCTCCCTTGCCGCTTTGCCTTTGGCTATCGTCTGGCTTTGCTGGCGTCCAGCGAAGATCAGGCGACGCTGACCCAGGCGATCACCGCCGATACGGTAAAGATCGAAATCGCCGTTGAGATCAGGATCGTCGCCGATACCCGATGGGGCGCCACCTCGTAATGCTGGGCAAGGATGTAGACGTTGCCCGCGACCGGCAAGGCGGCAGCCGCGATCACGACAGCCGATGAAAAGGGATCAATCGGGAACAGCACCAGCACCCCGAAGGCCACAAAAAGCGGATGTAGCACCAGTTTGCATATGCTCAGCCACCCCGCCACGTAAGGCCGCTCCGCCGATTTCGACGCGAGGGAGGCGCCGATGGCAAAAAGCGCGCCAGGCGTGGCTGCCGCGCCGAGAATGGTCAGAAACTCGTTCATGGGGTCCGGGATCGGGATCGACAGCGCGGACCAGATCAGGCCCAGTGTAATGGCCACGATCATCGGGTTTCGGATCAGGCCAGACCCCACTGTTTTGAGGATGCTCAGGCTCATCCGCCCGTCACGGGACCCGGTGATGAGCATAACGATCAGACTGGAAAAGACGATCAGGTCCACCGCCAGAACCAGCATCACCGGTCCGATGGCGGCTTCGCCAAAGATCAGCACCAGCATCGGCACGCCTAGAAAACCCACATTTCCGATGACCGCGCATTGCGCCTCGAACGCCGCGGTGGGCACGTCGAGCCTGCGCACGAACGCAACCGCCGTTGCGATGCCATAGACAAAGGCCGTGCCCCAGAGATAGCCGGCAATCAACCGACCGTCGAACACCTCCGCCATGGACAGATTGGCGGCAAAGCGGAAGAGCATGGCCGACAGGGCGAAATAGAAGACGAACTTGGTCAGATAGGCGGTCGCCTCTTCCGAGAAAAAACGCGTGCGTCCGGCCCAGTAACCCAGCCCGATAATGGCGAAGAACGGAACCGTGCGCAGAAAAACCTCAACCATATCGGCTGGATATCCCGCGCCTTACGCTCCGGCAAGAGGCGCTAGCCGCTGCCGATCAGGATCCCCGCCGCCAAAACGAGCGCGCCGCCCAGAACCACCTGGAACGCCGCCCGGAAGAACGGTGTTTTCATGTATCTGTTCTGGATCCACGCAATCGCCCAAAGCTCGAAGAAGACAATCACGATCGCAAGTACCGTGGCTGTCCAGAAGTCCGCGATCAGGTAAGGCAGCGCATGGCCCAGCCCGCCAAGTGTCGTCATCACGCCAGACGCGAGGCCGCGCTTGATCGGTGAACCGCGGCCCGAAAGATCCCCGTCATCTGATGCCGCCTCGGTAAAGCCCATCGAGATGCCCGCGCCCACCGATGCGGCCACACCGACCAGGAATGTGGTCCAGCTGTCCTGTGTCGCGAACGCGGTTGCGAAAATCGGGGCGAGCGTCGAGACAGAGCCGTCCATGAGGCCGGCCAGGCCGGGCTGAACCCACGTGAGGATGAATTGACGTCTTGCCTTCGTGTCCTCCTCTCCACGCGTGTCGTCGGTCAGATGGGCCTCGGCGAGGTTATGGGCAAGCGCCTGGTGATCCGCTTCGACGGCAGCAAGGTCGCCCAGCAACTTGCGCGTCGCGGCGTCTTCGGTGCGCTGGGCTGCGCGAAAATAGAACGCCGACGCATGCTGCTCCATCATCTCCGCCTGCGCCCGAATGTGATCGAGGCTTAGGTTTTCGGCCAGCCAGACCGGCTCTCTTGCGTGATATCCGGCCACATGTTCCCGGCGGATCAGCGGGATGGTCGGGCCAAAGCGCTTCTTGTGCAGCGCGATCAGGCGGGACCGGTGAGCATCCTCTTCCTCGGCCATCTTGTGGAAAATCGTGGCAGAGGCCGGATAATCCGTGCGCAATGTTTCCGCATATCCGCGATAAATCCGGGCATCGTCTTCCTCGGACGAGATGGCCAGCGCGATGATCTCCTGTTCGGATAGGTCGCTGAAGCGTCTGCGATAGGGAAGAAAACGCATGGAACTTGCCTTAGGTTAGAGTCGTTCTAAACATAACACTACGCGACGGAACCGCGAACGCGGTTCTTCCCATTGTTGTCGATGCTAAACTAATTGGTTTATAATTATGAATGTGGGTGTGTGAAGGGAGACCATATGGGCGAAGCCGCTGAGATTGTGCGCACGGGCCGAAAGTTCGATCAGGTCCTGGAAGGCGCACGGCAGGTGTTCATGACAGACGGCTTCGAAGGGGCGAGCGTTGATGACATTGCACGCGCCGCCGGCGTCTCCAAAGCAACGCTCTACAGCTACTTTCCTGACAAGCGGCTTTTGTTCATGGAGGTGGCGCGTCTCGAATGCGCGCGGCAGGCTGACGAATCCGTCGAGATGCTGGAGGCAAAGGAGCCCCCGGCTGAGGTGCTGCGCTATGCGGCGGAGCGGATGCTCTCGTTCATTCTGTCGGATCTGGGCCAGCGTGTCTTTCGTATCTGCGTGGCCGAGGCCGACCGCTTTCCCGATCTGGGCCGCCAGTTCTACGAAAGTGGGCCCATGGTCGTGCGCGAACGGATGAAGACGTATTTCAAATGCGCGGTAAACCGGGGAGAGTTGCGGATAGAGGATTTCGACCTCGCCGCCGATCAATTCGCCGAATTGTGCAAGGCTGACCTATTTCCCCGCCTTGTCTTCAACATCGACACCGAATTCACTGAGACGGAGGTGGCCCGCGTCATCGACGGCGCGGTCACAACCTTCATGGCGCGCTACGGGACCTAGTCGGCGCGGCGCACTTCGAACCTGTTTCCCGACTTGCGCGTCTCAAACCGTTTGAGATCCTGCAGCAGATCGCTCAGCTTGCGCTTTCCATAGGTTCGGGTGTCGAAATCCGGGTTTTCGGCCTGGATGTACTGTCCCAACTGTCCCAGCGCATACCATTCGCCGTCCTGTGGGATCTTGTCCATCGCCCTGAGGATCAGCGGCACCGCGTCCTGCGGAGGGGTCTTGCGTGCGCTGGCCTTGCCCTTGGGGGCAGGTTCACTTTCCTCCACGATATTTTCGATCAGGATGAAGCGGTTGCAAACGTTGCGCAGTGCTTCCGGTGCCTTGGCCTCCCCGATCCCGATCACGTCCAGCCCCTGTTCACGCACCCTGTTGGCCAGCGCAGTGAAATCGCTGTCCGAACTCACCAGCACAAAGCCGTCGAACCGGCCTGTATGCAGGATATCCATCGCGTCGATGACTAGGCCGATATCGCTGGCATTCTTGCCTTTCGTATTGGCTGTCTCCTGATGCGCGACCAGCCCCAGATCGCGCACCACGCCGGACCACGTGTTCAGCCGCCCTGACGACCAGTCGCCATAGACCCGCCGCAACGCAGGCTCCCCGAAGGAAGTTATTTCCTTCAGGATCGCACCGGCAAACTTGGCCGGAATGTTGTCGGCGTCGATCAGAACCGCATAAAGCGGGCGGTCACGGTCGGGCATCTTCCGGCGTCCTTTCGGTCTGGCTCTGTTGCCAGACACTTAGTCAGCAAGGGTTAATAAAGCACCACCGACCGAATACTTTCGCCCGCATGCATCAGATCGAACCCCTTGTTGATGTCCTCCAGCGGCATCGTGTGGGTGATCATCGGGTCGATCTCGATCTTGCCGTCCATATACCAGTCCACGATCTTGGGCACATCCGTCCGTCCCCGCGCGCCGCCAAACGCCGTTCCGCGCCAGGACCGTCCGGTAACGAGTTGGAATGGCCGCGTGCTGATCTCCGCGCCTGCAGGGGCCACGCCGATGATGATGCTCTCGCCCCAGCCCTTATGCGCCGATTCCAAGGCGTCGCGCATCACCTGCACGTTGCCTGTCGCGTCAAATGTGTAATCCGCGCCGCCCTTGGTGAGGTTGACGAGGTACGGGACCAGATCGTCCTCGACCTCCTTGGGGTTCACAAAATCCGTCATGCCAAAGCGTTCAGCCATCGCCACCTTGTCGGGGTTCAGATCCACGCCCACGATCTGATCCGCGCCAGCGAGCCTCAGCCCCTGGATGACGTTCAGCCCGATCCCGCCGAGGCCGAACACGATGGCGCGCGATCCGATCTCCACCTTGGCGGTGTTGATCACCGCGCCGATGCCCGTCGTCACCCCGCAGCCGATATAGCAGACCTTGTCAAACGGCGCGTCCGGGCGGATCTTGGCCAGCGCGATTTCGGGCAGCACCGTGTGATTGGCGAAAGTCGAGCAGCCCATGTAGTGCAGGATCGGGTCGCCATCGAGGGTCGAGAAGCGGCTGGTCCCGTCGGGCATCACGCCCTTGCCCTGCGTCTCCCGGATCGATTGGCAGAGGTTCGTCTTGGGGTGCAGGCAATATTCGCATTCCCGGCATTCCGGCGTGTAAAGCGGGATGACGTGGTCACCGGGCTTGAGGCTGGTGACGCCCTCGCCCACCTCCACCACGACGCCCGCGCCCTCGTGGCCCAGGATCGCGGGGAACAGGCCTTCCGGATCCGCGCCCGACAGGGTGAATTCATCCGTGTGGCAGATGCCCGTGGCCTTGACCTCGACCAGCACCTCGCCCGCGCGCGGGCCGTCGAGGTTCACCTCCATGATTTCAAGTGGTTTTCCGGCCTCAACGGCAACGGCGGCACGGGTGCGCATGGCGTTCTCCTCCCTTCGGGTCTTTTCCGGACCCTGTTGCAGATTGTCTTTTGAAGCAAGCCTTTGTGCGCTGTTCAGGCGGCGATGGCAGCCCTCTCCCTTGCGAACAGGGCAGCGATGCCGCCCATGGCGGACGCGATGAGCATGATCGTCAACAAGGTTGCCGGTGACGGAACTGCGCTCAGCAAAAGGCCGGTGACCCATGTCAGAATGGCTCCGAACGCGACGTTCACGGACCCGCCCAGCCCCGCAGCGCTGCCCGCCAGATCAGGCCGCACCGACATCGCACCCGCATTCGTGTTGGGCATGGTCAGGCCGTTGCCCAGCCCGACGAAGATCGTGAGGCCAAAGAAACTGGCCGGTGTGAAAATGCCGGAAGCCAGAAAGCCCAGCCCGATGACCATGCTGACCGATGCGACCGTGCGCCCGGCCAGAATCATCGGGATCAGCCCGAACCGCATCGAATAGCGGCCCGACAGAAAACTGCCGGTCATGAACCCCGCCGTGATGCTGCCCAGATAGACGCCAAGCGCCGAGGTCGAGAGGCCCAGGCTCTGGCTCGCCACCAGCGGCGTGCCGGTCAGGAACGCGTAGAAAGCCCCTGTCGAAAAGGCGCTGCACATGGCAAAGCCCCAAAAGCGCCGTTGCCCCAGCAGATCGCGGTAGGCGCGCATCTGCTCTTTGAGGGATTGGTCGCTGCTCCGCCGCGTTTCCTCCAAATCATAGGCGCACCAGAGCAACAGCAGGCTGCCTGCAACCGTGTAGACGGCAAAGCTCGCCCGCCAGCCAAAACCGCTTTCCAGCACCCCGCCCAGAACCGGGCCCAGCATCGGCGCAACGGCCATCGCCATGGCAATATAGCCGATCAGGCTGGCGGCCTTGCGCTCCTCCACTCTATCCCGGACGATGGCCATCGACATCGTATGCCCCGCAATCACCGCGCCCTGCAGCAGCCGCCCGGCCAGAAACGTGGTGATGTCCTGAGCCAGAAGGCAGATCAGCGAGGCCCCGGCAAAGATCGCAAGCGCCGCTAGCAGAACCGGCCTGCGCCCGTAGCGATCCGACAGCGGCCCCGCGATCAGTTGCAGCACGCCGGTGACTGCCAGATATCCCGCGATAGCAACGCTTACCGTTGCATAATCCACCTCAAACTCCGCGGCGATGCCGGGCAGCGAGGGCAGGAACATGTTCAGCGACAGCGTGGAGAGCGCCGTCAGCAGGATCAGGGTGATGAGGGTTTTGCGGTCCATGGTCTTTCCAGGGTGAGGGGCGGGCACAAAAAAGCCCCCGAGGATGTCGGGGGCGCATGGGTCAGGATATGGTCTGCCGGTTACCGGCCCATGCGCATCCTGCCTACGACGATTACGATCTGTTTCATGAGAGCGACGCTAGAGGGCAGGAACCGCCCCTGTCAATGAAAGTCCCGGCTTTTGGGGATGACGCGTACGTTGCGT encodes:
- a CDS encoding S-(hydroxymethyl)glutathione dehydrogenase/class III alcohol dehydrogenase; this translates as MRTRAAVAVEAGKPLEIMEVNLDGPRAGEVLVEVKATGICHTDEFTLSGADPEGLFPAILGHEGAGVVVEVGEGVTSLKPGDHVIPLYTPECRECEYCLHPKTNLCQSIRETQGKGVMPDGTSRFSTLDGDPILHYMGCSTFANHTVLPEIALAKIRPDAPFDKVCYIGCGVTTGIGAVINTAKVEIGSRAIVFGLGGIGLNVIQGLRLAGADQIVGVDLNPDKVAMAERFGMTDFVNPKEVEDDLVPYLVNLTKGGADYTFDATGNVQVMRDALESAHKGWGESIIIGVAPAGAEISTRPFQLVTGRSWRGTAFGGARGRTDVPKIVDWYMDGKIEIDPMITHTMPLEDINKGFDLMHAGESIRSVVLY
- a CDS encoding multidrug effflux MFS transporter, coding for MDRKTLITLILLTALSTLSLNMFLPSLPGIAAEFEVDYATVSVAIAGYLAVTGVLQLIAGPLSDRYGRRPVLLAALAIFAGASLICLLAQDITTFLAGRLLQGAVIAGHTMSMAIVRDRVEERKAASLIGYIAMAMAVAPMLGPVLGGVLESGFGWRASFAVYTVAGSLLLLWCAYDLEETRRSSDQSLKEQMRAYRDLLGQRRFWGFAMCSAFSTGAFYAFLTGTPLVASQSLGLSTSALGVYLGSITAGFMTGSFLSGRYSMRFGLIPMILAGRTVASVSMVIGLGFLASGIFTPASFFGLTIFVGLGNGLTMPNTNAGAMSVRPDLAGSAAGLGGSVNVAFGAILTWVTGLLLSAVPSPATLLTIMLIASAMGGIAALFARERAAIAA
- a CDS encoding NYN domain-containing protein codes for the protein MPDRDRPLYAVLIDADNIPAKFAGAILKEITSFGEPALRRVYGDWSSGRLNTWSGVVRDLGLVAHQETANTKGKNASDIGLVIDAMDILHTGRFDGFVLVSSDSDFTALANRVREQGLDVIGIGEAKAPEALRNVCNRFILIENIVEESEPAPKGKASARKTPPQDAVPLILRAMDKIPQDGEWYALGQLGQYIQAENPDFDTRTYGKRKLSDLLQDLKRFETRKSGNRFEVRRAD
- a CDS encoding TetR/AcrR family transcriptional regulator, which encodes MGEAAEIVRTGRKFDQVLEGARQVFMTDGFEGASVDDIARAAGVSKATLYSYFPDKRLLFMEVARLECARQADESVEMLEAKEPPAEVLRYAAERMLSFILSDLGQRVFRICVAEADRFPDLGRQFYESGPMVVRERMKTYFKCAVNRGELRIEDFDLAADQFAELCKADLFPRLVFNIDTEFTETEVARVIDGAVTTFMARYGT